In Populus trichocarpa isolate Nisqually-1 chromosome 7, P.trichocarpa_v4.1, whole genome shotgun sequence, the following proteins share a genomic window:
- the LOC7466746 gene encoding NAC domain-containing protein 104, which yields MGDHGCSGNLPPGFVFSPTDEELVLHFLHRKASLLPCNPDIIPDLGLYPHDPWQLEGKALSSGNQWFYFSQVMENQVTENGFWKSLDTEEPIFSSAGKKVGLKKYLVYCIGAEGVETSWMMQEYHLCNSKLSGTSYKRKKKLDCHQWILCRVYEREGSCIQNVGNTTDDDDGTELSCLDEMFLSMDDDLDDISFPN from the exons ATGGGAGATCATGGCTGCAGTGGTAACCTTCCTCCGGGATTTGTTTTCAGCCCAACTGATGAAGAACTTGTCCTTCACTTTCTTCATCGCAAGGCCTCACTCTTACCTTGCAACCCTGACATCATTCCTGATCTTGGTCTCTATCCCCATGATCCCTGGCAACTTGAAG GCAAGGCTTTGTCAAGTGGAAACCAGTGGTTCTACTTTAGTCAAGTGATGGAGAACCAAGTCACAGAAAATGGGTTTTGGAAATCATTAGATACTGAAGAACCTATATTTAGTAGTGCTGGTAAGAAGGTTGGATTAAAGAAATACCTCGTGTATTGCATTGGTGCTGAAGGTGTAGAAACAAGCTGGATGATGCAGGAATATCATCTTTGCAACAGTAAATTGAGCGGCACATCttacaagagaaagaaaaaactg GATTGCCATCAATGGATCCTGTGTCGAGTCTATGAAAGGGAGGGAAGCTGCATCCAAAACGTCGGCAATACCACTGATGATGATGACGGGACTGAACTTTCATGTCTAGATGAGATGTTCTTATCAATGGATGATGATCTTGATGATATAAGTTTTCCAAATTAG